Proteins encoded together in one Dasypus novemcinctus isolate mDasNov1 chromosome 9, mDasNov1.1.hap2, whole genome shotgun sequence window:
- the RSC1A1 gene encoding regulatory solute carrier protein family 1 member 1, with protein sequence MSSLPTSDGFNHPAHLSGQSPEIGNPTSLAHSLSASVCPIKPNDPDSIELRAVKALKASAEFQVTSEKREHHPLRDLSDCASSADSALADQSPALPLQNSSEEAVVAGECPAGKNTQAPKFHLHTRWEASLSITTTRVHESQMFPGENGQQPEYQNLSQVNGLQQHEEPGNEQHEVVQQNAPCDQEHLCDTGDLELLGESQQNQQKIVDLEPEMKGDGLQQKVDLPSTENSNLPSGCFGCSNSETLMEVDIVEQSLLAVLNSAGSQIGNAKNIGAAQLTSDNPLMETETSKCDPSSEILSNSISTQDLQLPENNVEMSGANKKYSNCSPPLSRCGSCQPSVESSEESCSSITAALKELHELLVISSKPDSENKSEEVLCQSETVAESQIGFKDLSERWIQNEHLTAPHTERCPQVSFHQAIHVSVKTEKSAGTSTGAGIEDIENNHCRDPGDGMSTDKDVPKSRESINESSSVTVTSPKTSNQLCCTLGAEISLTFLAGQEDAFSQTSEQTNSLPYSFILVKDLSQGIQKPMTDRPVTRENVCPEVARLFLEFEPPVSHPSSNSSILPPLIFPAADIDRILHAGFTLQEALGALHRVGGNADLALLVLLAKNIVVPT encoded by the coding sequence ATGTCATCATTACCAACTTCAGATGGATTTAACCATCCAGCCCATCTTTCAGGACAAAGTCCTGAGATTGGTAATCCTACGAGTCTTGCTCACTCTCTCTCTGCTTCAGTCTGCCCTATCAAGCCCAATGACCCAGATAGCATTGAACTTAGAGCTGTCAAGGCTTTGAAGGCTTCAGCTGAATTCCAGGTAACCTCTGAAAAGAGAGAACATCATCCTCTACGGGATCTTTCTGATTGTGCTTCTTCAGCAGACAGTGCTCTAGCAGACCAGAGTCCAGCTTTGCCTTTGCAGAATTCATCAGAAGAAGCAGTTGTTGCAGGTGAATGTCCTGCTGGAAAAAACACGCAGGCCCCCAAATTTCATCTCCACACAAGATGGGAAGCTAGTTTATCCATCACAACTACTAGGGTGCATGAATCACAGATGTTTCCAGGTGAAAATGGTCAGCAACCAGAATATCAGAACCTGAGTCAAGTTAATGGCCTTCAACAGCACGAAGAACCAGGGAATGAACAGCATGAGGTTGTACAACAAAATGCTCCATGTGACCAAGAACATCTTTGTGACACAGGAGACCTTGAACTTCTTGgagaaagtcaacagaaccaaCAAAAAATTGTTGATTTGGAACCTGAGATGAAAGGAGACGGTCTACAGCAGAAAGTGGACCTTCCAAGTACAGAGAACAGTAATCTACCTTCAGGATGCTTTGGCTGCTCAAATTCAGAAACACTTATGGAAGTAGATATAGTTGAACAATCCCTGCTTGCTGTGCTTAATTCAGCAGGCAGTCAGATTGGCAACGCAAAGAACATTGGTGCAGCTCAACTCACTTCAGATAATCCCTTGATGGAAACAGAAACATCAAAATGTGACCCCTCATCTGAAATTTTAAGTAATTCCATTTCCACTCAGGATTTACAACTCCCAGAAAATAATGTTGAAATGTCTggagcaaataaaaaatatagcaaTTGCTCCCCCCCATTAAGTCGCTGTGGCAGTTGTCAGCCCTCTGTGGAGTCATCAGAGGAATCTTGTTCATCTATAACAGCAGCCTTGAAAGAACTTCATGAACTTTTGGTCATTAGTAGTAAACCAGATTCAGAAAATAAATCTGAAGAAGTTCTCTGTCAATCAGAAACAGTGGCTGAGAGCCAGATAGGTTTTAAGGACCTTTCTGAAAGATGGATCCAAAATGAGCATCTTACAGCACCCCACACTGAACGGTGTCCACAAGTCTCCTTTCATCAGGCCATACATGTATcagtgaaaacagaaaaatcagcAGGTACTTCAACTGGTGCTGGAATAGAAGATATAGAAAATAATCACTGTAGGGACCCAGGTGATGGTATGTCAACTGATAAAGATGTCCCCAAGTCTAGGGAATCAATAAATGAGAGCAGTTCTGTCACTGTAACCTCACCTAAAACATCTAATCAGCTATGCTGCACCTTAGGTGCAGAAATTTCACTCACATTTTTAGCAGGTCAGGAAGATGCATTCAGTCAGACTTCTGAGCAAACTAATTCCTTGCCATACAGTTTCATATTGGTTAAAGACTTAAGTCAGGGCATACAGAAGCCGATGACAGACAGACCTGTAACCAGAGAAAATGTCTGTCCTGAAGTAGCAAGGCTATTTCTTGAATTTGAACCACCTGTCAGCCATCCATCATCAAATTCCTCCATTCTTCCACCATTAATTTTTCCTGCTGCAGATATTGACCGGATTCTCCATGCTGGCTTTACTTTGCAGGAAGCTCTTGGGGCTTTGCATCGAGTTGGTGGAAATGCAGACCTTGCTCTTCTTGTTTTGTTAGCCAAGAACATTGTAGTTCCTACATAA